The genome window TTTAGAGGCGGATATCTATTCAATCGGTTCATCTCCAAATGGACTTAATATTAATGACGGTGTTGGCTCTACACACCCTGAAACATTGCAAGCTTATGTATTGGAAAAGGGTGCAGATATTGGACTTGCTTTTGATGGTGATGGCGATCGTTTGATTGCTGTTGATGAAAAAGGCGGCATTGTTGATGGTGACCAAATCATGTATATTTGTGCAAAATACATGAATGAAAAAGGTCTACTGAATGAAAACACTGTTGTATCAACAGTAATGAGTAATATTGGCTTCTATAAAGCAATTGAAGAAAATGGCATGCGCAGTGACAAGACTGCTGTAGGTGACCGTTACGTAATGGAAGAAATGCGTAAAGGCGGCTACAATCTTGGTGGAGAACAATCTGGACATATTATTTTCTTAGACCATATCACAACAGGTGACGGTATGCTCTCTGCAATCCAACTTGTCAATGTTATGAAGGAAACGGGTAAACCTCTATCAGAATTAGCTGGTGAGATGACAATCTTCCCACAAGTACTAAAAAACGTTCGAGTGACAGATAAAAACGAAGCATTAACAAATCCTGTCATTTTAGACGAAATAGCAGCAGTGGAAAGTGAATTAGGTGATCTTGGTCGTGTACTTGTTCGTCCTTCTGGAACCGAGCCGCTTGTACGTGTAATGGTGGAAGCACCAACGAAGGAAGAATGCGACAAACATGTGGATCGAATCGTGAAGGTTACTGAAGATTTATTGGGATTTAAATAATAATTGAAGATAAAGCGAAGGCCACTCCATATCATGTGAGTGGCCTTTTTTGGTCCAGGGTGCAAGGATGAGGTGAGAGTGAAGGCTGACGAGCGAAAAAACCGATATATTTTAAATCATGCCGATATATCATACGTTGACGCCGATATGATATGAAAACACGCCGAAATATCACCCATACATGCCGATATTCGACAAATGGTTTATTGTTTGTAGGGATTGGTCTATTCTAATATTCCTAATTCAATGTACATTCTTTGACCTATATTACCCGTAACTTTTAAGTCCCGGCTTCTTTGAAATCGCTTGACGGCATCTTCTGTTGTTTTTCCATAAATACCATCTACTTCGCCATAATAGAAGCCTGCTGCTTTTAGTCGCTTTTGAACAAGTTGCACAAGGTTCCCTTTTGAACCTACAGCTAAATTCCTAAACTCCCATTCACCAAAACCAGTAATTGGACCATCAATGTAAACCATCGTACCAACATTAATTATTGTATATAATTCTTCCACATCTTCATTACGCATACGTATACAGCCACTGCTGACATTCTTACCAATCAGAACAGGTTTGTTATTACGCATACGTATACAGCCACTGCTGACATTCTTACCAATCAGAACAGGTTTGTTTGTTCCATGTATGCCGAAATTTCCCCACGGAACGTCAAGACCAAGCCATCTTGTACCAAATCCGTGTCCCCAGTTTATCGATTTATCAATTATTGTAAAACGACGATTGGTGTTGGTGTTCGATCTTTACCAGGACCGATAGGGTACTGCTTTATCACTTTTCCATCTTCTAAGACAGATAGCTGGTTTTCCCAAAGATTGATGTATACTTTCGTGATGCCCTGTTTATTTGCTTCAACGTTTTGCAGAATTGTAAAGGAAAGGATAAATAGGAGCAGGACTTTTAAAGTAAATTCAAATTTTCCGTTCCCACTAACAAGTGAATGTATTTTTTCCAAGTAGGTCATCTTCTTCATTTGGTAATTGTCCTCACTTATGTACTTATCAATATGTGCATTACGATAAACTTTCCCAATCTCTGACACCTGCTCACCACGCATCTTTACAAAAATAATGCCTTAAGTCCCTGTATTTGCTAAACGGCAAAGTAGTGTGATGGATGACTTTTGAACGAATCATCCATCTCCCTCTAACTTGTTCTATTCAATTCCATCGATTATTTTAAATTCAGGTATTAAATTAGTTAGTGAAACTAATTCTGCTTTCATTTGATACGCGGGAATGTATTCTTTTAGGACGTTAAATGTCATTGGCCCAGGTACTCCAACATGACCAATAGCAATCATTTGTTCACGGTTTATTAATTGCTGCGACAGTAAATCTGCTTGTTTCTTAATATGTTGCGGGGTATAAACATCATCAAAAAAGAGATTATTTACTAAAACAGGGACATTCATTTGTGCAGCCACTTCACTTACAACACTATTTGCCGTTGTCTGACTATCAAGGAAAAATAAAGCGTTTTCCTTGCACACTTGGAGAATTATCTTCATGATTCTCTCATCCTCGGTAATCTTAGAACCCATATGATTATTCATTCCGACAGCATGAGGCACATCTTTAATTGCAGACTCTACACGTTCTCTAATTTCCTGATCACTTAAATCCGATGTGATGGCTCTAGGACCAAGCCAGCTTTTCTTCCCTTTTTTGGTTCCATTGGTAAATGGATAATAACTTCGTGGCCATTTTCATATGCAAGTGCTGCATCTGTTTTTGTGGAGGGCATAAAGGGCATAATCGCTACAGTTAATTTTATCGGTAAATGAAGTATTTCCTCCGTTCCTTTCATATTATTACCCAGATCGTCTATTACAATAGCCAACTCTTTTTTAACTTGTGAAGATGGTTCCGCAAAAGCAGGTTGTACAAATAATAAAAGAGAAAGTAAGCTACAAATAAATATTCTCATTACCCACACCTCATTTTTTTTTACTTTTATCATTCCCAAATATCACAAAAAATTGGAATAATGTTAAGGTAACTTTTGGTAAAAGAAGTCTAACTCTGTAGCTTATAAGCGATATAATATTTTATCGTTTTAACTAAGAATGGAGATGTAAAGGAAAGGGAATCAGTTGCTGCAGATTGGGCAAAATATTTTAAACGCGCTTGCTATGTTTACTTTATGCAGCTAGAAAGAAAATATAAAATAATGGAGAAATCAAATGAAAAGTTTTTATAAAACACTTGTCATTATCTTGATGATGATCTTTCCAGTCAACTATCATGTGAAAGCTGTGGAAGAGGAAAGTAATACAGTTCCTCTAAATTTAAGGATCAATATGTTACCTTGGCAAGAAGTGACAACGATACTTCCTAATAAAACAACGTTTACAATCATAGATTTCGAAACTGGATTATCTTTTCATGTTCAACGAAGAGCAGGAAAAAGCCATGCAGATG of Oceanobacillus zhaokaii contains these proteins:
- a CDS encoding L,D-transpeptidase, with the translated sequence MSEIGKVYRNAHIDKYISEDNYQMKKMTYLEKIHSLVSGNGKFEFTLKVLLLFILSFTILQNVEANKQGITKVYINLWENQLSVLEDGKVIKQYPIGPGKDRTPTPIVVLQ
- the glmM gene encoding phosphoglucosamine mutase, whose amino-acid sequence is MGKYFGTDGVRGVANEGLTPELAYKLGRVGGYVLTKQTEKPKVIIGRDTRISGHMLEGALVSGLLSIGAEVMRLGVISTPGVAYLTKALSAQAGVMISASHNPVEDNGIKFFGPDGFKLTDEQEEEIERIMDGEDNLPRPTGGDIGIINDYFEGGQKYLSFLKTTIDNDFEGMQIALDCAHGATSSLATHLFADLEADIYSIGSSPNGLNINDGVGSTHPETLQAYVLEKGADIGLAFDGDGDRLIAVDEKGGIVDGDQIMYICAKYMNEKGLLNENTVVSTVMSNIGFYKAIEENGMRSDKTAVGDRYVMEEMRKGGYNLGGEQSGHIIFLDHITTGDGMLSAIQLVNVMKETGKPLSELAGEMTIFPQVLKNVRVTDKNEALTNPVILDEIAAVESELGDLGRVLVRPSGTEPLVRVMVEAPTKEECDKHVDRIVKVTEDLLGFK
- a CDS encoding L,D-transpeptidase family protein, yielding MIDKSINWGHGFGTRWLGLDVPWGNFGIHGTNKPVLIGKNVSSGCIRMRNNKPVLIGKNVSSGCIRMRNEDVEELYTIINVGTMVYIDGPITGFGEWEFRNLAVGSKGNLVQLVQKRLKAAGFYYGEVDGIYGKTTEDAVKRFQRSRDLKVTGNIGQRMYIELGILE